Proteins from a genomic interval of Crassostrea angulata isolate pt1a10 chromosome 7, ASM2561291v2, whole genome shotgun sequence:
- the LOC128155665 gene encoding protein CLEC16A homolog, translating into MTSSNVALFVVAVLVFGTVVNSQSVYQQTYGQGVYSQYPRSPVSIWIIPIVLIVLVVILIPSLVGSSWIMVDKMKTRPPTPSTTIPTTSTTTMTTPTTSIPTTSTTTMTTPTTTEGKGGYDIKKSTDE; encoded by the exons ATGACATCTTCCAACGTCGCTCTATTCGTGGTCGCCGTTCTCGTGTTCGGGACAGTCGTCAACTCTCAGTCAGTGTACCAGCAGACCTACGGACAGGGTGTCTACTCCCAATACCCAAGGAGTCCCGTCTCTATTTGGATTATACCAA TTGTCCTAATCGTTCTGGTCGTGATACTGATTCCATCATTGGTCGGAAGTTCCTGGATTatggttgacaaaatgaaaacacGTCCACCTACACCGAGCACCACGATACCGACCACCTCGACTACGACTATGACTACACCGACCACCTCGATACCGACTACTTCGACCACAACTATGACTACACCTACCACAACTGAAGGAAAAGGAGGATATGATATAAAGAAGAGTACCgatgaataa